In Armatimonadota bacterium, the following proteins share a genomic window:
- a CDS encoding MgtC/SapB family protein gives MEIHLFDGLLDPESLSHALELLIKLGIGALLAGIIGWERERSGHVAGVRTHMLVAIGVILFSEAGRAMGGEESRVAAQVVTGIGFLGAGAILRHDTEIIGLTTAASIWATAGIAMCVSVAGPFLLVAACATVLALLTLALIEKFDPGHGKHKESASNSIPN, from the coding sequence GCTTGCTTGACCCAGAGTCCCTATCCCATGCGCTCGAACTGCTGATCAAGCTCGGCATCGGCGCACTGCTTGCAGGAATAATCGGCTGGGAGCGCGAGCGGAGCGGCCACGTTGCCGGTGTGAGGACGCATATGCTCGTGGCGATCGGGGTGATCCTGTTCTCTGAGGCCGGCAGGGCCATGGGCGGCGAGGAGAGTCGCGTAGCCGCGCAGGTCGTCACCGGAATCGGCTTTCTCGGCGCGGGCGCCATTTTGCGGCACGACACCGAGATCATCGGGCTCACGACGGCGGCCAGCATCTGGGCTACGGCAGGCATCGCGATGTGCGTGAGCGTCGCCGGACCGTTCCTTCTGGTAGCGGCTTGTGCGACTGTTCTCGCGCTCCTTACCCTGGCCCTGATCGAGAAGTTCGACCCAGGGCATGGCAAGCACAAGGAAAGCGCTTCCAATAGCATCCCAAACTAA